A part of Deltaproteobacteria bacterium genomic DNA contains:
- a CDS encoding type II secretion system F family protein yields the protein MPRFTFEARDTRGRVFKGELEAPTESDARIKLRAQKLMPMKLSQAEQKVSGFKKVGGKGVPLKELQIFTRQLSTLLGSGIPILQSLEVLSQSQRSPGMQVALKQMVHDINQGRRFGEAMAEHPLVFDKFFVNMVKAGEESGNIDQILNRLAVYIEKAAKIRSQVKGALVYPIAILVVAGVVVAGLLVFVIPKFESLFANSGQELPGLTQMVVSASKTFIAYWWAIIGGLGGGIFGAVNYYRTDDGKKTVDAIAIDLPYIGDLIQKSAVARFTRTLSTLLSSGVSIMEALEIASKVTGNHVIENALLRAREAISEGKSLTVPLAKEKYIPQMVTQMIGVGEQTGAIDQMLNKVADFYEDEVDVAVAALTSVMEPLLMVFLGGIVAVMVIAMYLPIFNMAGSVK from the coding sequence GTGCCACGATTTACTTTCGAGGCGCGCGACACGCGTGGTCGTGTATTTAAAGGGGAACTAGAAGCGCCAACCGAGAGCGATGCACGTATTAAGCTTCGGGCACAGAAGCTGATGCCGATGAAGCTCTCTCAGGCGGAGCAAAAAGTATCTGGTTTTAAAAAAGTTGGTGGAAAAGGCGTGCCGCTGAAAGAGCTGCAGATTTTCACTCGTCAGCTTTCGACTCTTTTGGGTTCTGGTATTCCTATTTTGCAATCTCTTGAGGTTCTGTCGCAATCGCAAAGAAGTCCGGGGATGCAAGTTGCGCTTAAACAAATGGTACACGACATCAACCAAGGGCGGCGATTTGGTGAAGCGATGGCGGAACATCCGCTAGTATTTGATAAGTTCTTCGTCAACATGGTCAAAGCGGGTGAGGAATCAGGTAACATTGACCAAATTCTCAATCGTTTAGCGGTCTACATTGAAAAAGCCGCGAAGATTCGAAGTCAGGTTAAAGGAGCCTTGGTCTACCCGATTGCGATCTTGGTTGTTGCCGGCGTTGTTGTTGCCGGTCTTCTTGTTTTCGTTATCCCGAAATTCGAAAGTCTGTTTGCCAACTCTGGACAAGAGCTTCCCGGACTCACTCAGATGGTCGTGAGCGCTTCTAAAACCTTCATTGCCTATTGGTGGGCGATCATTGGTGGACTTGGCGGAGGGATTTTTGGTGCGGTAAACTATTATCGTACGGATGACGGTAAAAAAACCGTCGACGCCATTGCCATCGATCTACCTTACATAGGCGATCTGATTCAGAAGTCAGCGGTTGCGCGTTTTACAAGAACTCTTTCAACACTTCTTTCGTCCGGCGTCTCGATCATGGAAGCACTAGAAATTGCGTCAAAGGTTACCGGCAATCACGTCATCGAAAACGCTCTTTTGCGAGCGCGTGAAGCAATCTCGGAAGGTAAGTCGCTAACTGTGCCTCTAGCCAAGGAAAAATATATTCCGCAAATGGTCACCCAGATGATCGGTGTCGGTGAACAGACCGGCGCCATTGACCAAATGTTGAATAAAGTTGCTGATTTTTATGAAGACGAAGTTGATGTTGCCGTTGCGGCACTGACCAGCGTCATGGAGCCACTCTTGATGGTCTTCTTGGGCGGAATCGTCGCCGTGATGGTCATCGCCATGTACCTACCAATCTTCAACATGGCTGGATCCGTCAAGTAA
- a CDS encoding PAS domain-containing protein: MSRQEQRVAQGFDFSRSRTPMTIIAAVRLGFHLSILLIILGFQALQPEFVNTEVLFPVYLLMGVAFSIHSVYLLFFDRALNSWPVTAFLFFFESAFITGLIHFTGVNQSIFLFLYLVNIILCGFVFQRRGANILALWTSFLFSFLMIVGPELKGQALFFAVGLNNVAFFAVAGLAGYLSEQLDFMGRSLEAQGKDLRALRNLQAIIVDNMATGMITVDETGVCLQANRAAFEILDPVPREIIGRNLDVVVPGSMAGIRATLEKIEGGDRTARLDWIHQNPMQGRQTLELVVSRLPMESELKGYIVTFHDLTRVRRLEFAMRQSEKMAAVGQLAAGIAHEIRNPLASMSGSLQLLESGFTSESAEEKKLMRIALREIDRLNNLITEFLDFVRPEVLKEDPVDINLVLRDVLEMTKLNQSLRQETQQLVELKSTKTIPGHRDKLKQAVLNIVMNAYQAMSDAENPVIEIKSVDREDSVIVTIRDHGCGIDEVGLRRIFEPFHTTKPRGTGLGLAITHKIIENHQGRIYVESTKGVGTEFTLEFKLKPNGVDKLSLADSERANEDFSKAFRGQKRTGHG; encoded by the coding sequence ATGAGTCGGCAAGAACAGCGCGTAGCACAAGGGTTCGACTTCTCACGAAGTCGAACTCCGATGACCATCATCGCGGCCGTTCGCCTCGGGTTTCACCTATCTATTCTGCTAATTATTCTTGGCTTTCAGGCGCTGCAGCCAGAATTTGTAAACACGGAAGTTTTATTTCCAGTCTATCTTTTGATGGGCGTCGCGTTCTCGATCCACTCGGTCTACTTATTGTTCTTTGATCGCGCATTGAACTCTTGGCCGGTGACTGCTTTCTTATTTTTCTTCGAATCCGCATTCATCACGGGGTTGATTCACTTTACAGGCGTCAACCAATCCATTTTTCTATTTCTCTATTTAGTAAACATCATTCTTTGTGGTTTCGTCTTTCAAAGACGCGGGGCCAACATATTGGCTCTTTGGACTTCTTTTCTCTTCAGCTTTTTGATGATCGTAGGCCCAGAGCTCAAAGGGCAGGCGCTGTTCTTCGCTGTCGGTCTTAACAACGTCGCCTTTTTTGCAGTGGCGGGGCTTGCTGGATATCTTAGCGAACAGCTTGATTTCATGGGGCGATCGCTGGAAGCGCAGGGAAAAGATCTTCGCGCATTAAGAAATCTCCAAGCTATCATCGTGGACAACATGGCGACCGGAATGATTACGGTCGATGAAACTGGAGTTTGCCTTCAAGCTAACCGGGCAGCTTTTGAAATTCTCGACCCTGTACCCCGTGAAATTATCGGTAGAAATTTAGACGTTGTCGTTCCGGGTTCGATGGCTGGGATTCGCGCGACACTGGAAAAAATTGAAGGCGGGGATCGAACTGCGCGCCTCGACTGGATCCATCAGAACCCGATGCAGGGACGTCAAACCCTGGAACTCGTCGTCAGCCGGCTTCCGATGGAAAGCGAGCTCAAGGGCTATATTGTGACCTTCCATGATCTTACGCGGGTTCGCCGCTTAGAGTTCGCTATGCGCCAGAGCGAAAAAATGGCGGCCGTTGGACAACTTGCGGCGGGGATTGCACATGAAATTAGAAACCCCTTGGCGTCCATGAGCGGTTCGCTTCAGCTGCTCGAGTCTGGTTTTACAAGCGAGAGTGCCGAAGAAAAAAAGCTGATGCGGATTGCGCTTCGCGAAATCGACCGACTGAACAATTTGATCACTGAATTTTTGGACTTTGTGAGACCGGAGGTCCTGAAAGAGGATCCGGTCGACATCAACTTGGTTTTGCGAGATGTCTTAGAAATGACGAAACTGAATCAGAGCCTTCGGCAAGAAACTCAACAACTGGTCGAATTGAAATCCACCAAAACGATCCCCGGTCATCGCGATAAACTGAAACAGGCGGTCTTGAACATTGTCATGAATGCCTATCAGGCGATGTCGGACGCGGAGAATCCGGTCATTGAAATTAAATCCGTTGATCGAGAAGATTCTGTCATCGTGACGATTCGCGATCATGGTTGTGGAATTGACGAAGTTGGTTTACGACGGATTTTTGAACCGTTTCATACGACAAAGCCCAGGGGTACAGGTCTAGGTCTGGCTATCACACATAAGATTATTGAAAATCACCAAGGCCGCATTTATGTCGAGAGTACTAAGGGCGTTGGGACCGAGTTTACTTTGGAATTTAAGTTGAAGCCCAACGGAGTTGATAAATTAAGTCTTGCCGATTCTGAGAGGGCAAACGAAGATTTTTCTAAGGCCTTTCGTGGACAGAAGCGAACGGGTCATGGGTAA
- a CDS encoding sigma-54-dependent Fis family transcriptional regulator: MKPRILVVDDEESIREFLDIMLRKEGYEVTCVEDGQKAIDTLKKKSFDLLISDLQMPNVTGIELLKHCRETYPDLLFMMITAFGTAESAVEAMKMGAYDYITKPFKIDEVRINIANALRSRNLEVENRVLRKELQKEYSFQNLVGNSEAMHKIFELIRKVSDSPTNVLVTGESGTGKEMVAKAIHYNSPLKDRPFVSVNCGAIPENLVESELFGHKKGSFTGAISDKDGLFEVADGGTLFLDEIGELPLSSQVRILRAIQEKTVRRVGGTEDIKVEVRIIAATNRDLEFMVQQGTFRQDLYYRLNVINIRTPALRERRDDIPLLASHFLQKYSERFNKAIQTISKEAMDLLRKYDFPGNVRELENIIERTVALESGATVLPESLPQFVNTPSGRKMVSSDGIEITDDGIDLQKVLDQLEKELLVKAIHQANGVKKRAAKLLGITFRSMRYRVEKFSLGKVDDDELPDEE; encoded by the coding sequence GTGAAGCCGCGTATTTTAGTTGTCGATGATGAAGAATCAATTCGCGAGTTTCTGGATATCATGCTCCGCAAAGAGGGCTACGAGGTAACGTGTGTTGAGGATGGCCAAAAAGCCATCGACACGCTAAAAAAGAAATCTTTCGATCTTTTGATTTCCGATCTTCAAATGCCCAATGTGACCGGCATTGAGCTTCTGAAGCACTGTCGCGAGACCTACCCTGACTTGCTATTCATGATGATCACCGCATTTGGAACGGCTGAAAGTGCTGTCGAAGCCATGAAAATGGGCGCGTATGATTACATCACGAAGCCATTTAAAATCGATGAAGTTCGAATCAATATTGCCAACGCGCTTCGCAGTCGTAACCTCGAAGTTGAAAACCGAGTACTTCGCAAAGAGTTGCAAAAAGAATATTCCTTCCAAAACCTGGTGGGAAACTCCGAGGCGATGCACAAGATTTTCGAACTGATTCGAAAAGTGTCAGATTCCCCGACGAACGTCCTGGTAACTGGCGAAAGCGGTACGGGGAAGGAAATGGTCGCAAAGGCCATCCACTATAATTCTCCCCTCAAAGATCGTCCCTTCGTATCGGTGAACTGCGGAGCGATACCGGAAAACCTTGTTGAGAGTGAGCTTTTCGGTCACAAAAAAGGTTCGTTCACGGGTGCCATTTCAGATAAAGACGGCCTGTTCGAAGTTGCAGATGGCGGTACGCTTTTCCTCGACGAGATTGGCGAATTGCCCTTGAGCTCGCAGGTTCGCATACTGCGCGCGATTCAGGAAAAAACTGTCCGAAGAGTTGGCGGCACAGAGGACATCAAAGTCGAAGTGCGTATCATTGCTGCAACTAACCGGGATTTAGAATTCATGGTTCAGCAAGGTACCTTCCGGCAAGATTTGTATTATCGCTTGAACGTCATCAATATCCGTACGCCCGCTTTGCGCGAGCGTCGTGATGACATTCCTCTCCTCGCGTCTCACTTTTTGCAAAAATACAGTGAGCGCTTTAATAAAGCGATTCAGACGATTTCGAAAGAAGCGATGGATCTACTTCGCAAATACGATTTCCCTGGAAACGTCCGCGAACTTGAAAACATCATCGAACGGACGGTTGCGCTTGAATCCGGTGCGACAGTTTTGCCAGAATCCTTACCGCAGTTTGTTAACACCCCATCGGGCCGCAAGATGGTTTCAAGTGATGGAATTGAAATCACAGACGATGGGATCGATCTGCAAAAGGTTCTCGATCAATTGGAGAAAGAACTTTTGGTCAAAGCGATTCACCAAGCCAACGGCGTAAAGAAACGTGCGGCGAAGCTTTTGGGGATCACATTCCGCTCGATGCGCTATCGCGTCGAGAAGTTTAGCTTAGGAAAAGTAGACGACGACGAACTACCCGACGAAGAATAA
- the chrA gene encoding chromate efflux transporter has translation MADTNQKRQILREISLYFLRLGCVGFGGPLALVAQMEADLGDRWIPKAQFAQIFAAIKTLPGPVAFQTAVFLGYQRGLLVQAPRVGAALAALGLVVPSALLMTFLALTYQTWALWKWTQSATIGLQAAALGLILASVIPLAKGLSLTGNQVGAEQMERIARILFVAFGFLITLIRPSLEPFAILFCGLLSLAPAKGKIFSISLIAAATTPILVPAGMIGLSASEVHIELFVTSLKAGAMVFGSGLAIVPLLGSEFVDKLQWMTHAEFLEALTFGQVTPGPVVITATYIGAKAGGVLGAITATIGIFLVPYIHMTTWFPHFWRRVSASHQWRRFSFGAISCVVGAIVASVIKLLEPAALLAMDLDLQSPLANRHLISLTIWFLFPAISFVLTYKKILPAWLTILGGGATAWLLLLLPK, from the coding sequence ATGGCAGATACCAACCAAAAACGTCAGATCCTTCGAGAAATCTCTCTCTACTTCCTACGCCTTGGATGCGTTGGTTTTGGTGGTCCTCTAGCGCTTGTCGCACAAATGGAAGCTGACCTCGGAGATCGCTGGATCCCCAAGGCGCAGTTCGCGCAAATATTTGCAGCGATAAAAACGTTGCCGGGACCGGTCGCCTTTCAAACCGCAGTGTTTCTTGGGTATCAACGCGGCCTGCTCGTCCAGGCACCTCGCGTCGGTGCAGCACTCGCAGCCCTAGGTCTGGTGGTCCCTTCAGCTCTTCTGATGACTTTCTTGGCTCTGACTTATCAAACCTGGGCACTGTGGAAATGGACGCAAAGCGCAACTATCGGACTACAAGCAGCGGCATTGGGATTGATTTTAGCCAGTGTAATTCCGCTAGCGAAGGGACTTTCTCTGACAGGGAACCAAGTCGGCGCAGAACAAATGGAACGAATCGCTAGGATTCTATTTGTTGCCTTCGGCTTTTTAATCACTTTAATTCGCCCATCACTCGAACCATTTGCGATTTTATTCTGCGGCCTTTTATCGCTGGCACCAGCGAAGGGAAAAATCTTTTCCATTTCCCTCATCGCTGCTGCGACAACGCCGATTCTTGTTCCAGCGGGAATGATCGGGTTATCTGCGTCTGAAGTTCATATCGAACTATTTGTTACATCATTGAAAGCGGGCGCAATGGTGTTCGGAAGCGGGCTTGCCATCGTACCGCTGCTTGGAAGTGAGTTTGTCGATAAGCTGCAATGGATGACTCACGCCGAGTTTTTAGAGGCACTCACTTTCGGACAGGTCACTCCAGGCCCTGTCGTGATCACGGCCACGTACATAGGAGCAAAAGCGGGAGGAGTTCTTGGTGCCATCACGGCGACAATTGGAATATTTTTGGTTCCGTACATTCACATGACGACTTGGTTCCCACATTTTTGGCGACGAGTCTCGGCGAGCCATCAGTGGAGACGATTTAGTTTCGGAGCGATTTCATGTGTGGTCGGAGCGATTGTCGCAAGCGTGATCAAACTTCTAGAACCCGCCGCACTCTTAGCGATGGATCTCGATCTTCAAAGCCCACTCGCAAACCGCCACTTGATAAGTCTAACGATCTGGTTTCTTTTCCCAGCCATCAGCTTCGTCCTCACTTACAAAAAAATATTGCCAGCCTGGCTCACAATCCTAGGCGGCGGCGCCACCGCCTGGCTCCTCCTACTACTCCCGAAATAA
- a CDS encoding cyclic nucleotide-binding domain-containing protein, producing MLSIEQEPIRLPPIETEVEVSEGRKIRFRREHDASTARLIVPRRFLFLWDQLKIGASLYDLSLRSRASGSNHRVFLEVASFLCFLVDNDLIDDVRLVRMADSIRGEYEWPEDLTKLVSSNSVISVWARRGSQTKGTEFSLLSRVYDSLFALAALLSLPISAFIVVVLIDVTKKTSFFEPIVSVFRWDQAVLGLIAGLFVTGVFGRSLVAALRMAGSKLGKDAGELSVAWDLMGPHLSFNAHTVTGALRRVSDFLICFSGMIIPVLVWLILRKADALSIFKNLSLGHLLSSSTPQILFFAASAGVAALITHPSTRSELTKSLRVWNRTPLVWREDEELREVETFHRLGGALSAALALLCVSTLITAAWLSWGPGDRRITSVICLAGLILFSLTYLEPVFGHALPGASTRNRRRRLWATKVRVLAVAAADREAWAQLPVLRQLTPPIRNQLIKLARVVECRPGKAICRQGSNDRSLYIVLEGKLGVAKSFDGRRRKVVAILTGGSVFGETAFFFGMPRSADVVAMEDCKLLEIPYVTAMQNLDLSSSEEFQFRVWLLQALSGNPMLKDLPSEAMDTLIFAGKRKLFKAGQPVFTEGAPADSCYFIAQGRASAVQHGKKINEMGAGDAFGEIALLKMGSRRTASVVADSDLLCMELDIESFWGLLAARLPLGAEIERLALRRLNADEVRRSNDA from the coding sequence ATGTTATCAATAGAACAAGAGCCGATCCGCCTTCCGCCAATTGAAACGGAAGTCGAAGTGTCCGAAGGCAGAAAGATTCGCTTTCGGCGCGAGCACGATGCTTCAACCGCACGGCTTATTGTTCCCCGACGGTTTTTGTTCTTGTGGGACCAGTTAAAAATCGGAGCGTCACTTTACGATTTGTCTCTTCGCTCGAGAGCCAGCGGAAGCAATCATCGGGTCTTTTTAGAGGTGGCAAGTTTTCTTTGCTTTCTTGTGGATAACGATTTGATAGATGATGTACGCCTTGTTCGAATGGCAGACTCTATTCGCGGTGAATATGAATGGCCCGAGGACTTGACGAAGCTCGTTTCCTCGAACTCGGTAATTTCAGTTTGGGCTCGCCGAGGATCGCAAACCAAAGGAACAGAATTTAGTCTCCTGTCGCGCGTCTACGATTCGCTGTTTGCGTTAGCGGCCTTGCTGTCACTTCCAATTTCCGCATTCATTGTTGTGGTACTGATCGACGTCACAAAAAAGACTTCGTTTTTTGAGCCGATTGTTTCTGTCTTTCGTTGGGACCAAGCTGTCCTTGGCCTTATTGCAGGTCTTTTTGTCACGGGAGTCTTTGGTCGCTCTTTAGTAGCGGCGCTTCGAATGGCAGGATCTAAACTAGGAAAAGATGCGGGGGAACTTTCTGTCGCGTGGGATTTGATGGGTCCACATCTTTCCTTTAATGCCCACACCGTCACCGGAGCGCTAAGGCGAGTTTCTGATTTTCTCATTTGTTTTTCTGGAATGATCATTCCAGTTCTAGTGTGGCTTATTTTGCGAAAGGCCGATGCGCTCTCGATTTTTAAAAATCTTTCTCTCGGCCATCTTCTTAGCTCCAGCACACCGCAGATTTTGTTTTTCGCTGCCTCGGCCGGTGTCGCAGCTTTGATAACGCATCCTTCGACGCGAAGTGAACTGACCAAGTCATTAAGAGTTTGGAACCGAACTCCCCTTGTGTGGCGCGAGGACGAGGAACTTCGTGAGGTCGAAACCTTTCATCGGTTAGGTGGAGCCTTGTCGGCCGCTCTGGCCCTGTTGTGCGTTTCGACCCTGATCACTGCGGCTTGGCTGTCGTGGGGACCAGGTGACAGGAGAATAACGTCAGTTATCTGCTTGGCCGGTTTAATTTTGTTTTCGCTGACCTATTTAGAGCCAGTTTTCGGCCACGCTCTTCCTGGAGCATCCACTCGCAATCGCAGGCGGCGACTTTGGGCAACGAAGGTGAGAGTGCTCGCGGTGGCTGCGGCGGATCGCGAGGCATGGGCCCAGCTACCGGTCTTGAGACAGTTGACTCCTCCTATTCGAAATCAGCTGATCAAACTCGCAAGAGTCGTCGAATGCAGGCCGGGCAAAGCAATTTGCCGCCAAGGTTCAAACGATCGCTCTTTGTATATTGTTTTAGAAGGCAAGCTTGGGGTCGCTAAAAGCTTTGATGGTCGAAGGAGAAAAGTGGTTGCTATTCTGACAGGGGGATCCGTTTTTGGCGAGACAGCTTTCTTCTTCGGAATGCCTAGGTCTGCCGATGTCGTCGCAATGGAAGATTGTAAGCTTCTTGAAATTCCGTATGTAACCGCGATGCAAAATTTAGATCTTTCGTCGAGTGAGGAATTCCAATTCCGTGTGTGGCTCTTGCAGGCACTCTCGGGGAACCCCATGCTTAAAGATCTTCCGTCGGAAGCCATGGACACTTTGATTTTCGCTGGCAAACGAAAGCTCTTCAAAGCAGGGCAACCTGTATTTACAGAGGGCGCTCCTGCGGACTCGTGCTACTTCATCGCTCAAGGTCGTGCGAGTGCGGTTCAACACGGAAAAAAAATAAATGAAATGGGAGCGGGCGACGCATTTGGCGAAATCGCTTTGCTTAAGATGGGTTCTCGGCGAACAGCATCGGTGGTAGCGGATAGTGATCTTCTTTGCATGGAACTCGACATAGAAAGTTTTTGGGGCTTGCTAGCTGCGCGCCTTCCGCTGGGTGCTGAAATTGAACGCTTGGCGCTTCGGCGCTTGAATGCTGACGAAGTACGTCGATCAAACGACGCATAA